Proteins from a single region of Methanotorris igneus Kol 5:
- the ileS gene encoding isoleucine--tRNA ligase has protein sequence MKQVKSVNFRELDKKIKKFWEENKIYEKVKKMNEHGPEYYFVDGPPYCSGAIHLGTAWNKIIKDTVLRFKRMQGYNVLDKAGWDMHGLPIEVKVENEFGIKNKKEIETKIGTENFIEKCKEFALKHKEIMEGQFKNLGVWLDWENAYMPITKEYMEIGWWTLKKAHEKGLLTKDLRVGYWCPRCETSLAEHEVRGEYKEVSDPSVYVKFKVKDKENEYIVIWTTTPWTLPSNLAVAVHPEYDYAYVEVEFEDRKETWIIAEKLVEDVMKKAKKQNNIKSYKIIKTVKGKDLEGIKYIHPLLEENERQKEFAELKNAHTIILGEHVTLEGGTGLVHTAPGHGEEDFEVGKKYGLPIYSPIDDEGKYVEGKWKGIFVKDADNDIIETLKNKGLLVFAGKIKHSYPHCWRCKTPLLFRATEQWYLSISKIKDDIIKHAKTVDWVPKWVETRYINGVKFVGDWNISRQRYWGIPIPVWVCEKCGNYVVIGSVEELKERMINDVELDDLHKPTVDKVILRCECGGEMKRIPDVLDVWFDSGLAPYASIGAKELKKADFITEGHDQVTKWFYSQHALSAVVFGDVPYKKCLMHGFTLDEKGDKMSKSLGNIVNPDDVVEKYGADLLRFYLLSANKVWEDLRFVWDEMDDVRSMFNTLWNSYAFAVNYMVLDDFKPNDEYMKYLRDEDRWIISKINSVVKDCIEALEIPHLHTYTWKIKDFILNDLSRWYIRLIRDRTWKEKNDTDKLAAYQTLYYVLMKLITIMAPVAPHISEEIYQNLKTEDMPESIFMNRITVDEKFIDKKLEEEMEIVRDIVDAILRGRDKAKYTLRYPIKKITITGDIEETVKKYAHIIKEQGNVKEIEIGEFEGNLIVKPNYRELGKAYRSDVPKVVAIINKFDPRELREKLKDGEIEVDGYIIKPEYVEFRMEIPENIIGMEFSKGNVFIDIEMSPELIREGLMREVIRRIQAMRKDMDLDIEEKIKVKMEGIEFSEEMLKEIEKEVRGKFVEEIKADYEQEWEIKTPNGEKYKVKISIERIEK, from the coding sequence AGATGAACGAACATGGGCCAGAATATTACTTTGTTGATGGTCCTCCATACTGTTCAGGAGCAATACACTTAGGAACTGCATGGAACAAGATAATTAAAGATACTGTATTGAGATTTAAGAGGATGCAAGGATACAATGTTTTAGACAAAGCAGGATGGGACATGCACGGATTACCAATAGAAGTTAAGGTTGAGAATGAGTTTGGAATAAAAAACAAAAAAGAGATAGAAACAAAAATTGGAACAGAAAACTTCATTGAAAAATGTAAAGAATTCGCTTTGAAACACAAAGAAATAATGGAAGGGCAATTTAAAAACTTGGGAGTTTGGTTGGATTGGGAAAACGCATACATGCCAATAACAAAAGAATATATGGAGATTGGATGGTGGACATTAAAAAAGGCACATGAAAAAGGTTTATTAACAAAGGACTTGAGAGTTGGATATTGGTGTCCAAGATGTGAGACATCATTGGCAGAGCATGAGGTTAGAGGGGAATATAAGGAAGTTTCCGACCCGTCCGTGTATGTTAAATTCAAAGTTAAGGATAAAGAGAATGAATACATTGTCATTTGGACAACAACACCATGGACATTACCTTCAAACTTAGCAGTTGCTGTGCATCCAGAGTATGACTATGCATATGTTGAGGTTGAATTTGAAGATAGAAAGGAGACATGGATTATTGCAGAGAAGTTAGTTGAGGACGTAATGAAAAAAGCAAAGAAACAAAACAACATAAAATCCTACAAGATAATAAAGACAGTTAAAGGTAAGGATTTAGAAGGAATAAAATACATCCACCCATTGTTGGAGGAGAACGAAAGGCAAAAAGAATTTGCTGAATTGAAAAATGCCCACACCATCATCTTAGGAGAGCATGTTACATTAGAGGGAGGAACTGGGCTTGTCCATACCGCTCCAGGACATGGGGAAGAGGACTTTGAAGTTGGGAAAAAGTATGGGTTGCCAATATATTCACCAATAGACGATGAAGGTAAATATGTTGAAGGAAAATGGAAAGGAATCTTTGTTAAAGATGCAGACAATGATATAATTGAAACACTCAAAAATAAAGGGCTCTTAGTATTTGCAGGAAAGATAAAACACAGCTACCCACACTGTTGGAGATGTAAAACCCCATTATTGTTTAGGGCTACAGAACAGTGGTATCTCTCAATTTCAAAAATTAAAGATGATATTATTAAGCACGCTAAAACCGTTGACTGGGTTCCAAAGTGGGTTGAGACAAGGTATATAAATGGAGTTAAATTCGTTGGAGATTGGAACATATCAAGGCAAAGATATTGGGGAATCCCAATCCCAGTTTGGGTTTGTGAGAAGTGTGGGAATTATGTTGTTATAGGTAGTGTTGAGGAGTTAAAAGAGAGAATGATTAATGACGTTGAGTTGGATGACTTGCATAAACCAACAGTAGATAAAGTTATATTAAGATGTGAATGTGGAGGAGAGATGAAGAGAATTCCAGATGTCTTAGATGTGTGGTTTGACTCTGGATTGGCTCCTTACGCATCAATTGGAGCAAAAGAACTTAAAAAAGCGGACTTCATCACAGAGGGGCATGACCAAGTTACAAAGTGGTTCTATTCACAACATGCATTAAGTGCAGTTGTATTTGGAGATGTTCCTTACAAAAAATGTCTCATGCATGGGTTTACCTTAGATGAGAAAGGAGACAAGATGAGTAAAAGCTTAGGAAATATAGTTAATCCAGATGATGTTGTTGAAAAATATGGGGCAGATTTGTTGAGGTTCTACTTACTCAGTGCAAATAAGGTTTGGGAAGATTTAAGGTTTGTCTGGGATGAGATGGATGATGTAAGGAGTATGTTCAACACATTGTGGAACTCCTATGCATTCGCTGTAAATTACATGGTGTTGGATGACTTTAAGCCAAATGATGAGTATATGAAGTATTTGAGAGATGAAGACAGATGGATTATAAGCAAAATAAATTCAGTCGTGAAGGACTGCATAGAAGCATTAGAAATTCCTCACCTCCACACATACACATGGAAAATAAAAGACTTCATTTTGAATGATTTGAGTAGATGGTATATAAGGTTGATTAGAGACAGAACATGGAAAGAGAAAAACGATACTGATAAATTGGCAGCATATCAAACACTATACTATGTGTTAATGAAATTAATAACAATCATGGCTCCAGTTGCTCCGCACATAAGCGAGGAGATTTACCAAAACTTGAAAACAGAGGACATGCCAGAGAGCATATTCATGAACAGAATTACTGTTGATGAAAAGTTTATTGATAAGAAATTAGAGGAAGAAATGGAAATTGTTAGGGACATAGTTGATGCTATATTGAGAGGAAGAGATAAAGCAAAATACACATTGAGATATCCAATAAAGAAAATAACTATAACTGGAGACATTGAGGAAACAGTTAAAAAATACGCCCACATAATAAAAGAGCAAGGAAACGTAAAAGAAATTGAAATTGGAGAGTTTGAGGGCAACTTAATTGTCAAGCCAAACTACAGAGAGTTGGGTAAAGCATATAGAAGTGATGTTCCAAAGGTCGTAGCAATCATCAACAAATTCGACCCAAGAGAGTTGAGAGAAAAACTTAAGGATGGAGAGATTGAAGTTGATGGCTACATCATAAAACCAGAATACGTTGAGTTTAGAATGGAGATTCCAGAAAACATTATTGGAATGGAATTCTCAAAAGGAAACGTCTTCATAGACATTGAAATGAGCCCAGAGTTAATAAGGGAAGGGTTGATGAGGGAAGTTATAAGAAGAATCCAGGCAATGAGGAAAGATATGGACTTAGATATTGAGGAGAAGATAAAAGTAAAAATGGAAGGAATTGAATTTAGTGAAGAAATGCTAAAAGAAATTGAGAAGGAAGTTAGGGGGAAATTTGTTGAAGAGATAAAGGCAGATTATGAACAAGAATGGGAAATAAAAACACCAAACGGAGAGAAATACAAAGTTAAAATTAGCATTGAAAGAATCGAAAAATAA
- a CDS encoding translation initiation factor IF-2 subunit beta, with translation MSIDYYDYEALLKRAREQLPEDVFKDARFEIPEAEVFVEGSRTIIRNFKEIAKLIDRDVNYFAKYIMKELGTAGDLEGTRLVLQGRFSGYLVNSKIQDFLKEYVLCHECGKPDTKIIKEGRIHMLKCMACGAIRPIKLI, from the coding sequence ATGAGTATTGATTATTATGATTACGAGGCATTATTGAAGAGGGCAAGGGAACAACTTCCAGAAGATGTATTTAAAGATGCGAGGTTTGAGATTCCTGAAGCAGAGGTCTTTGTTGAAGGTAGTAGGACAATAATCAGAAACTTCAAAGAAATTGCTAAATTAATCGATAGGGATGTAAACTACTTTGCAAAGTATATTATGAAAGAACTTGGTACTGCTGGAGATCTTGAAGGAACAAGGTTAGTTTTGCAGGGTAGATTTAGTGGTTATTTAGTAAACTCAAAAATCCAAGATTTCTTGAAGGAATATGTTTTGTGCCATGAGTGTGGAAAACCAGATACAAAAATCATCAAAGAAGGAAGAATACATATGCTCAAATGTATGGCTTGTGGTGCTATAAGACCTATAAAATTGATATAA
- a CDS encoding DNA topoisomerase IV subunit A, with the protein MVISKSREIARKKILELANKMYEDLLKGKRPKIKLPIRSLTNARFDSETGTFMLMGKEKERTLTVNQAKIFAQTVKMLEFSKQLLDSNDFSTLREAYYVSKNWGEARFDDQQPSNNVIEDLEAALDVLREDLGFIPEEDGSAVVGPLKIIDRTPEGEEIKVDCTKLGTGAYNIPNDVTRLEFETNADFILAIETAGMFARLNAEKFWDKHNCILVSLKGVPARATRRFIKRLNEEHDIPVLVFTDGDPYGYLNIYRTLKVGSGKAVHLADKLAVPSARLIGVTPQDIIDYDLPTHPLKEQDIKRIKDGLKNDDFVKSFPEWQKALKQMLDMKVRAEQQSLAKYGLKYVVDTYLPEKIKDEKTWLP; encoded by the coding sequence ATGGTAATTTCAAAATCAAGAGAAATAGCAAGAAAAAAGATTTTAGAGTTGGCAAATAAAATGTATGAGGATCTTTTAAAAGGTAAGAGACCAAAGATCAAACTACCCATCAGAAGTTTAACCAACGCGAGATTTGACTCTGAAACAGGAACTTTCATGTTGATGGGTAAAGAAAAAGAAAGGACCTTAACTGTGAATCAGGCAAAAATCTTTGCTCAAACAGTGAAGATGTTAGAATTTTCAAAGCAACTCTTAGATTCAAATGACTTCTCAACACTTAGGGAAGCATATTATGTTTCCAAAAATTGGGGAGAGGCAAGATTTGATGACCAACAACCATCAAATAACGTTATTGAGGATTTAGAGGCGGCATTGGATGTGCTAAGAGAGGATCTTGGATTTATTCCAGAAGAGGATGGTTCGGCAGTCGTTGGACCATTAAAAATAATTGATAGAACCCCAGAAGGGGAAGAGATTAAAGTGGATTGTACAAAATTAGGAACTGGAGCATACAACATACCTAATGACGTAACAAGGTTGGAATTTGAGACAAATGCTGACTTTATATTGGCAATAGAAACTGCGGGTATGTTCGCAAGGTTGAATGCCGAGAAGTTTTGGGATAAACACAATTGTATCTTAGTTTCATTGAAGGGGGTTCCAGCAAGGGCAACAAGGAGATTTATAAAGAGATTGAATGAGGAACATGATATCCCAGTTTTAGTATTTACCGACGGTGACCCTTACGGGTATTTGAATATTTACAGGACATTGAAGGTTGGTAGTGGTAAGGCAGTGCACTTGGCAGATAAACTTGCAGTTCCTTCTGCAAGGTTGATTGGTGTAACTCCTCAAGATATTATTGATTATGACCTACCAACGCACCCATTGAAGGAACAGGATATTAAGAGGATAAAGGATGGGTTAAAGAATGATGACTTTGTAAAATCCTTCCCTGAATGGCAAAAAGCATTAAAGCAAATGTTAGATATGAAGGTAAGGGCAGAACAGCAGTCTCTTGCAAAATATGGTTTAAAATATGTTGTTGATACGTATTTACCTGAGAAAATAAAGGATGAAAAGACGTGGCTACCTTAA